From a single Deinococcus malanensis genomic region:
- a CDS encoding OB-fold nucleic acid binding domain-containing protein yields MAKQRLPTAKGFAFYVMEDRTARVQAIISPDLWEAHRVLLRDARALIVQGQVTRLGRAVTVKVQRLSELPLRWSEPGVEAAD; encoded by the coding sequence GTGGCAAAACAGCGGCTGCCGACGGCCAAGGGCTTCGCGTTTTACGTGATGGAGGACCGCACCGCTCGTGTGCAGGCGATCATCAGCCCAGACTTGTGGGAGGCGCACCGGGTGCTGCTGCGGGATGCCAGAGCGTTGATCGTGCAGGGGCAGGTGACACGGTTGGGGCGGGCCGTGACGGTGAAGGTACAGCGACTGAGCGAACTCCCCTTGCGATGGTCTGAGCCGGGAGTAGAAGCCGCCGATTAA
- a CDS encoding HD domain-containing phosphohydrolase: MKSGVAPTSERPEANGSRVPDRSPNHARLVDQAAVGLLEITFQGDIIMINPSGAALLGYTTEQLIGRNVLSITHPEDIPRTVETLGGVVQGQTEVGVVEKRYLRADGSIVWSRSRVSLFRDEHGHAHSCVAVVADITELKETQLRLQEAYTHLQATLEGGLLGLGLALEARDLETAGHTQRVVELSIGLGQALGLPESQLAELRHGAYLHDIGKLTILDSVLMKPGKLDAQEWALMQTHAVAGHEIASRIPTLSPGALQVIRHHHERWDGSGYPDRLAGAEIPLLARIFAVCDVYDALTGERSYKRAWTHQDAMAELLAQRGRQFDPLVVVAFTRIATGTKATKDRTDRPLAAGF; encoded by the coding sequence ATGAAGTCCGGAGTTGCACCAACATCAGAGCGTCCCGAGGCAAACGGGAGCCGAGTGCCGGACCGTTCGCCCAACCACGCCCGTCTGGTGGACCAGGCAGCAGTAGGCCTCCTGGAAATCACCTTCCAGGGCGACATCATCATGATCAACCCCAGTGGAGCCGCGCTGCTTGGCTATACCACTGAACAACTGATCGGGCGCAATGTCCTGAGCATCACCCACCCGGAAGACATCCCACGGACCGTCGAAACGCTCGGAGGCGTGGTGCAGGGCCAGACCGAGGTCGGTGTGGTGGAGAAACGGTACCTTCGCGCGGACGGCAGCATTGTGTGGTCACGCTCCCGCGTGTCCCTGTTCCGCGACGAGCATGGCCACGCGCACTCGTGTGTCGCCGTGGTCGCGGACATTACCGAATTGAAGGAAACCCAGCTCAGGTTGCAGGAAGCCTACACCCACCTGCAAGCCACGCTTGAAGGTGGACTCCTCGGTTTGGGCCTGGCGCTTGAAGCACGGGACCTGGAAACGGCCGGACATACCCAGCGTGTGGTGGAACTGAGCATAGGGCTGGGCCAGGCCCTGGGTCTGCCGGAAAGCCAGCTGGCCGAGCTGAGGCACGGCGCGTACCTGCATGACATCGGTAAACTGACGATTCTCGACTCGGTGCTGATGAAACCCGGCAAGCTCGATGCCCAGGAGTGGGCACTGATGCAGACCCACGCGGTGGCGGGGCATGAAATCGCCTCGCGTATTCCCACGCTGTCCCCAGGGGCCTTGCAGGTGATCCGGCATCATCACGAACGCTGGGACGGGAGCGGGTACCCCGACCGGCTGGCCGGCGCAGAGATTCCACTGCTGGCGCGGATTTTTGCGGTGTGTGACGTATATGACGCCCTGACGGGGGAACGGTCGTACAAGCGCGCCTGGACGCATCAGGACGCGATGGCGGAATTGCTCGCGCAGCGCGGAAGACAGTTTGACCCCCTGGTGGTTGTCGCGTTCACCCGGATAGCGACCGGTACGAAGGCCACCAAGGATAGGACTGACAGACCACTCGCTGCCGGGTTCTGA
- a CDS encoding SGNH/GDSL hydrolase family protein has protein sequence MFTIYTFGDSILDCGRYNPYGIHPAQLIVRNDDLRFPKFKGRDLSSRGPATYIHCAVDGATVDDLPRQIRGLTVSEPAAALLTIGGNDLIQGLSGDTGAGVAAFERQLDEFLQNLPVRPVLLGTVYDPTFGDDRRNFLATPPEIARQNHQRVNAVITRLGQQYGAVVDLHAHFLRGDPSWFTSVIEPSLTGASEVRRAFLETILAMPP, from the coding sequence ATGTTCACCATCTACACTTTTGGCGACTCCATCCTCGATTGCGGACGCTACAACCCGTATGGGATTCATCCCGCCCAACTCATCGTCCGCAACGACGACCTTCGTTTCCCGAAATTCAAAGGCCGAGACCTGAGCAGCCGCGGACCCGCAACGTACATCCACTGTGCCGTCGACGGTGCCACTGTCGACGACCTTCCCCGGCAAATTCGTGGGCTTACTGTCTCGGAACCCGCTGCGGCGCTCCTCACCATCGGCGGAAATGACCTCATCCAGGGTCTCTCGGGAGATACTGGGGCAGGCGTCGCTGCCTTTGAGAGGCAACTCGATGAGTTTCTCCAGAACCTCCCGGTGAGGCCCGTGCTCCTCGGCACTGTGTACGACCCGACGTTCGGTGATGACCGCCGGAACTTCCTCGCCACCCCACCCGAGATTGCTCGTCAGAACCACCAGCGCGTCAACGCCGTGATTACGAGACTTGGACAGCAATACGGCGCTGTAGTGGACTTGCATGCCCATTTCCTGCGGGGGGACCCTTCGTGGTTCACCAGCGTGATTGAACCGAGCCTGACTGGTGCCTCTGAGGTTCGGCGTGCTTTCTTGGAAACCATTCTTGCCATGCCGCCGTGA